One part of the Sarcophilus harrisii chromosome 5, mSarHar1.11, whole genome shotgun sequence genome encodes these proteins:
- the LOC100933078 gene encoding taste receptor type 2 member 3-like, which translates to MLSAFQIFFMLMTLCELILGIWGNGFLGFFNCIHWIKRNKISLSDFIIMNLAFTRVILHFVVTFDSTVLMLGPDFFCEMKLMAIRDACWTFSNYLNIWLSTCLSVFYCLKIAVFSHPAFFWLKRRISQVTAGILLVCVLFFFFNTVLMIQKYYISFALLKMRLIINYTENVRRKERESYVFHFLSFLWTLVPFIISLFSCLLLILSLKRHTRVMGHHTTAPRDMSTTAHVRATKVIFSYLLLFVFYFVIQFIGTSTILLKDAKVMIMIVELVAPVYPSVHSFILILQNKTLKEAFLRQLWFKKGCVKGGARGCCTP; encoded by the coding sequence ATGCTGAGTGCGTTCCAAATCTTTTTTATGTTGATGACCCTCTGTGAGTTGATTCTGGGGATTTGGGGGAATGGCTTTCTTGGGTTCTTCAACTGCATTCACTGGATCAAAAGGaacaaaatttctttatctgactTCATCATTATGAACCTCGCTTTCACCAGGGTCATCCTGCATTTTGTGGTCACTTTTGATAGCACTGTCTTGATGCTCGGTCCTGATTTCTTTTGCGAAATGAAGCTGATGGCAATCCGTGACGCTTGCTGGACTTTCAGTAACTATTTAAACATCTGGCTGTCCACCTGTCTCAGTGTCTTCTACTGCCTAAAGATTGCTGTTTTTTCCCACCCTGCCTTCTTCTGGCTCAAGCGGAGAATTTCCCAAGTAACTGCCGGCATTCTGCTGGTCTGtgtgctcttctttttcttcaacaCAGTGTTAATGATTCAAAAATACTACATATCTTTTGCCCTCCTAAAAATGAGACTCATCATAAACTACACTGAAAAtgtcagaagaaaggaaagagaatcatATGTCTTCCACTTTCTTAGCTTCCTGTGGACACTGGTTCCCTTCATTATATCCCTGTTCTCCTGCCTCTTACTCATCCTCTCCTTGAAGAGACATACCAGGGTGATGGGACACCATACCACCGCCCCCAGAGACATGAGCACCACAGCCCACGTGAGAGCCACCAAAGTGATATTCTCCTACCTCTTactctttgtcttttattttgtcattcagtTCATCGGGACATCAACTATTCTCCTGAAAGATGCCAAGGTGATGATAATGATTGTAGAGTTGGTCGCCCCTGTCTATCCCTCTGTGCACTCGTTTATCCTAATTCtacaaaacaaaaccctgaagGAGGCATTCCTAAGGCAGCTGTGGTTTAAGAAGGGCTGCGTGAAAGGTGGAGCCAGGGGTTGCTGTACCCCTTAA